The following proteins come from a genomic window of Streptomyces sp. NBC_01716:
- a CDS encoding Gfo/Idh/MocA family protein yields the protein MKVGCIGLGDIAQKAYLPVLTTLPGIELHLHTRTPATLTRVGETHHIPGERRHTDLESLLAQGLDAAFVHAPTSAHAEIVTRLLEAGVPTFVDKPLAYELKHSERLVALAEERGTSLAVGFNRRFAPAYSQCLELPRDLILMQKNRIGLPEDARTLVLDDFIHVVDTLRFLLPGPVEHVDVRARIREGLTHHVVLQLSGDGFTAIGMMNRMNGSTEEILEVSGQDTKRAVHHIAEIIDHKGQPSVRRRGDWVPVPRQRGIEQCVLAFLDAVRAGKTLSARDALSTHELCERVVLAARAQAV from the coding sequence GTGAAGGTCGGCTGCATAGGGCTCGGCGACATCGCCCAGAAGGCGTATCTGCCGGTGCTCACCACGCTGCCCGGGATCGAGCTGCATCTGCACACCCGCACCCCGGCCACGCTCACGCGGGTCGGCGAGACCCACCACATCCCCGGCGAGCGGCGCCACACCGACCTCGAATCGCTTCTCGCCCAGGGCCTGGACGCCGCGTTCGTCCACGCGCCGACCTCCGCGCACGCCGAGATCGTCACCCGCCTGCTGGAGGCCGGTGTGCCGACCTTCGTCGACAAGCCCCTCGCGTACGAACTCAAGCACTCCGAGCGCCTGGTGGCCCTCGCCGAGGAGCGCGGAACGAGCCTGGCCGTCGGCTTCAACCGGCGCTTCGCGCCCGCCTACTCACAGTGCCTGGAGCTTCCGCGTGATCTGATCCTCATGCAGAAGAACCGCATCGGTCTGCCCGAGGACGCCCGCACCCTCGTCCTGGACGACTTCATCCATGTCGTGGACACCCTGCGCTTCCTGCTCCCGGGCCCCGTCGAGCACGTCGACGTCCGCGCCCGGATCCGCGAGGGCCTGACGCACCACGTCGTGCTCCAGCTCTCCGGCGACGGCTTCACCGCCATCGGCATGATGAACCGGATGAACGGCTCCACCGAGGAGATCCTCGAAGTCTCCGGACAGGACACCAAGCGGGCCGTCCACCACATCGCCGAGATCATCGACCACAAGGGGCAGCCCAGCGTCCGCAGGCGTGGCGACTGGGTGCCGGTGCCGAGGCAGCGCGGCATCGAGCAGTGCGTGCTGGCGTTCCTCGACGCCGTACGCGCGGGGAAGACGCTCAGCGCCCGGGACGCTCTTTCGACGCACGAACTGTGTGAGCGCGTGGTGCTCGCCGCTCGCGCCCAGGCCGTCTGA
- the lnt gene encoding apolipoprotein N-acyltransferase has product MRVEAARRETWVRRSASPVWRGFGVLVAGALPAFAFPESDVAWFAYIALVPWMMLLRTAPTGRRAFLEGWIGGLGFMLAVHQWLIPSLHVFILVLGGFLGLLWGPWGWLVRVMLRGRPSVLRTVAAMGVLPAGWLIIETVRSFDGLGGPWGLLGASQWDVPPALRLASVGGVWLVSLLVVAVNTGLTVLLTVSTARTAAVSGLAACAVAVSAAWIWAPRLENAGHARVAIVQPGVIGGVERRFDRSEELTRSLAGQDLDLVVWGESSVGRDLTNRRDLANRIAALSRQVGVPLLVNMDAPGSDQAGRTGIFKSAVLVGPEGLTGDRYDKMRLVPFGEYIPMRDALGWATSVGKAASQDRRRGTRQTVMVLPGPFLDRLRIGPLICFESAFPDMSRQLVRDGAQLLVAQSSTSTFQRSWAPEQHASLAALRAAETGRPTVHATLTGVSAVYGPEGERIGTPLGTERSASAVYEVPMARGTTAFVDLGAWPLYGALGVLAALGAFEGVRYLRRPGRERRAPRAHTVRASKERPGR; this is encoded by the coding sequence GGAGTCGGACGTCGCGTGGTTCGCGTACATCGCTCTCGTCCCCTGGATGATGCTGCTGCGTACGGCTCCGACGGGCCGGCGCGCGTTCCTGGAAGGCTGGATCGGCGGGCTGGGCTTCATGCTCGCCGTGCATCAGTGGCTGATCCCCAGCCTGCATGTGTTCATCCTGGTGCTGGGCGGGTTTCTGGGGCTGCTGTGGGGGCCGTGGGGCTGGCTGGTCCGTGTGATGCTCCGCGGGCGCCCGTCGGTCCTGCGTACGGTCGCCGCGATGGGGGTACTGCCGGCGGGCTGGCTGATCATCGAGACGGTGCGGTCGTTCGACGGTCTGGGCGGTCCCTGGGGGCTGCTGGGGGCCAGTCAGTGGGACGTGCCTCCCGCGCTGCGGCTCGCCTCGGTGGGCGGAGTGTGGCTGGTGAGCCTTCTGGTGGTCGCCGTGAACACGGGCCTGACCGTGCTGCTGACGGTCTCCACGGCCCGTACGGCCGCCGTCTCGGGCCTCGCGGCGTGCGCTGTCGCCGTGTCCGCCGCATGGATCTGGGCACCGCGCCTGGAGAACGCAGGGCACGCGCGTGTCGCCATCGTCCAGCCCGGGGTCATCGGCGGCGTCGAGCGGCGTTTCGACCGCAGCGAGGAGCTGACGCGCTCACTGGCCGGACAGGATCTCGATCTCGTGGTCTGGGGCGAGAGCAGCGTCGGCCGCGATCTCACCAACCGGCGCGATCTGGCGAATCGTATCGCCGCGCTGTCACGCCAGGTCGGCGTCCCGCTCCTGGTCAACATGGACGCTCCCGGCTCGGACCAGGCGGGGCGAACGGGCATCTTCAAGAGCGCCGTACTGGTGGGTCCCGAGGGGCTGACGGGCGACCGCTACGACAAGATGCGGCTGGTGCCGTTCGGCGAGTACATCCCGATGCGCGACGCGCTCGGCTGGGCGACGTCCGTGGGCAAAGCGGCGTCCCAGGACCGCAGGCGCGGCACGCGTCAGACGGTCATGGTGCTGCCGGGACCCTTTCTGGACAGACTGCGGATCGGGCCGCTGATCTGCTTCGAGTCGGCGTTCCCCGACATGAGCCGGCAGCTCGTCAGGGACGGCGCGCAGCTGCTCGTCGCGCAGTCGTCGACATCGACCTTCCAGCGGAGCTGGGCGCCCGAGCAGCACGCGTCGCTGGCCGCGCTGCGAGCGGCCGAGACGGGCCGCCCGACGGTGCACGCCACCCTCACCGGCGTCAGCGCGGTCTACGGCCCGGAGGGCGAACGGATCGGCACCCCGCTCGGCACGGAGCGCAGCGCGAGCGCCGTCTACGAGGTTCCGATGGCGCGCGGCACCACCGCGTTCGTCGACCTCGGCGCCTGGCCGCTGTACGGCGCGCTCGGCGTTCTCGCGGCGCTCGGCGCCTTCGAGGGGGTCCGGTACCTCAGACGGCCTGGGCGCGAGCGGCGAGCACCACGCGCTCACACAGTTCGTGCGTCGAAAGAGCGTCCCGGGCGCTGA